A window of Strigops habroptila isolate Jane chromosome 5, bStrHab1.2.pri, whole genome shotgun sequence contains these coding sequences:
- the LOC115608768 gene encoding basic proline-rich protein-like has protein sequence MSPTISAQVKQQMTAAALPHHQHSGCASPSWLSIALPGGSSPAPGAEPLGPLARGEQQRSGLPESSLPLMRPQPRVARAEAGAEEGAEGSRQPGAPRAAAGGRGSTRGEQNPQPVGGAPARPFLPHRPSLTPRAARLPGQEPRQGPHTRAPYPPAAGPHGEAAVLPRPCPSAPGPVPAAPRRRPGRSIRLRLTRAPASSRHVTPAGGSPRAPPPRPRPRPVPSPGGSACGTGARPDPPGQRQRCGEGSALPGRGTGRGRAAPALRAGRWLQVPPVPQRIPQAAAAARLSHQPRYNGSPCAPAPPRTPPLPVTQLSQFPRAHQIPSSPVHTGRSSPAAPRLPGAHRLPRLPGPQRTPLPAAGGLAHAQRSGAVRSAPRGAGTRRDPPLPSRGTPGKDRSPGLSSHSTPDRQPLGPALRKYGPACPCPPRSPPGLGRDGTARCGSLPPARSPPPCQPAPRVLLPHRCSTCPRSPGVRGLSPCRQPPPRSGPGFCRRSCHNDSTEPDAAISPLLSSPLPVCGQPCTPSEPHLYCSHQPWTGDPIPGLDPSPAVLRGIKLQITAGNRHCKKIHLAKEQGPVKESHIPGPTFPGTSPRFPGKQ, from the exons ATGTCTCCCACCATCAGCGCGCAGG TGAAGCAGCAAATGACTGCTGCGGCGTTACCGCACCACCAGCACAGCGGCTGTGCCTCCCCTTCATGGCTAAGCATCGCTCTACCTGGCGGCTCGTCCCCTGCACCCGGTGCCGAGCCACTCGGACCCCTCGCGAGGGGAGAGCAGCAACGCTCCGGACTCCCCGAGAGCAGTCTCCCTCTGATGAGGCCGCAGCCCCGGGTGgccagagcagaggcaggagccgaggagggagcagaggggtCCCGGCAGCCCGGAGCCCCCCGAGCTGCGGCTGGAGGCCGCGGCTCGACACGAGGCGAGCAGAACCCGCAGCCGGTGGGGGGGGCTCCCGCTCGGCCATTCCTCCCGCACCGCCCCTCGCTCACCCCCCGAGCGGCCCGGCTCCCGGGGCAGGAGCCCCGCCAGGGCCCGCACACCCGCGCCCCGTACCCCCCCGCCGCAGGGCCCCACGGCGAGGCGGCTGTCCTGCCGCGGCCCTGCCCCAGCGCCCCCGGCCCGGTACCTGCCGCCCCCCGGCGCCGCCCCGGCCGCTCCATCCGGCTGCGCCTCACCCGGGCGCCGGCGTCCAGCCGTCACGTCACGCCGGCGGGCGGAAGTCCgcgcgccccgccgccccgcccccggccccgccccgtTCCCTCGCCCGGCGGCAGCGCGTGCGGTACCGGGGCCCGGCCGGACCCCCCCGGGCAGCGGCAGCGCTGCGGGGAGGGCTCGGCCCTGCCAGGCCGGGGCACCGGGCGCGGGAGAGCGGCTCCGGCGCTTCGGGCGGGCCGGTGGTTACAGGTGCCGCCGGTGCCGCAGCGGATCCCGCAGGCTGCTGCAGCGGCGCGGCTCTCACACCAGCCCCGGTACAACGGCTCCCCGTGCGCACCCGCTCCCCCGCGCACGCCACCGCTCCCAGTCACCCAGTTGTCCCAGTTCCCCCGAGCACACCAGATCCCCAGCTCCCCGGTGCACACCGGTCGCTCCAGCCCCGCGGCTCCCCGGCTCCCTGGTGCACACCGGCTGCCCCGGTTGCCCGGTCCCCAGCGCACgcccctgcccgcggcaggcGGGTTGGCGCATGCGCAGCGCAGCGGCGCTGTCCGTTCAGCACCACGCGGAGCTGGGACCCGCCGGGACCCGCCGCTGCCG AGCCGAGGGACCCCCGGGAAAGACCGGTCCCCGGGGCTCAGTTCCCACAGCACCCCCGACCGGCAGCCGCTGGGCCCCGCTCTCCGCAAGTACGGGCCTGCCTGCCCTTGCCCCCCTCGTTCCCCCCCGGGTCTGGGGCGGGACGGCACTGCCCGCTGCGGCTCGCTGCCCCCGGCCCGCAGCCCCCCACCCTGCCAACCGGCTCCTCGCGTTTTGCTCCCCCACCGGTGCTCCACCTGTCCCCGTAGCCCTGGGGTGCGGGGTCTGTCTCCTTGCCGGCAGCCCCCGCCGAGAAGCGGCCCGGGCTTCTGCCGGCGCAGTTGCCATAACGACTCGACAGAACCAGACGCTGCTATTTCCCCACTGCTCTCCTCCCCGCTGCCGGTTTGTGGGCAGCCCTGTACCCCATCGGAACCGCACTTGTACTGCTCACACCAGCCCTGGACGGGTGACCCCATCCCTGGCTTGGATCCGAGCCCTGCCGTCTTGCGCGGCATCAAGCTGCAGATCACTGCTGGCAACAGGCACTGTAAAAAGATCCACCTGGCAAAAGAGCAGGGCCCAGTGAAGGAGTCCCACATCCCTGGTCCTACATTCCCTGGAACAAGTCCCAGGTTCCCTGGAAAGCAATGA
- the CUEDC2 gene encoding CUE domain-containing protein 2 isoform X2, translated as MELERIIRDTLTHFIQSHISAADLSGMDDVFFSYITGVLEELGSPESSEETFDMDTFVEMMEAYIPGFAEIHSGDVCEMMFSLSERLGEARNKEKPGQKAVENGSEAPSEDLTKGQEPGAGACNGEGQCTLTDGAGAQEGSNLKDGVELLLEMFPACTMSQAEKALAMALGNLEEAVQLIVEEKVEIGPAGVSVKELARPRRAPNHEELKQVILQKYMMVDSADDQKTHRPAPPKEAPKKLIRYIDNQVVSTKGERYKDIKKPESEEMKRTYISLKPARKYKFH; from the exons ATGGAGCTTGAAAGAATCATTCGAGACACGCTGACACACTTCATCCAGTCCCACATCTCTGCAGCAGACCTCAG TGGGATGGatgatgttttcttctcctATATCACGGGTGTCCTGGAAGAGCTGGGCTCACCAGAGTCCTCCGAAGAGACTTTTGACATGGACACTTTTGTGGAAATGATGGAGGCGTATATCCCTGGCTTTGCAGAAATCCACAG TGGGGATGTTTGTGAAATGATGTTCTCCCTCTCAGAGAGGCTTGGTGAAGCTCGCAACAAAG AAAAACCTGGCCAAAAGGCTGTGGAAAATGGAAGTGAAGCACCCTCTGAAGACCTGACCAAGGGCCAGGAGCCTGGAGCTGGAGCCTGCAACGGGGAAGGGCAGTGCACTCTAACAGATGGAGCCGGGGCCCAG GAAGGCAGTAACTTGAAGGATggtgtggagctgctgctggagatgttCCCGGCATGTACCATGAGCCAGGCAGAAAAGGCGCTCGCCATGGCCTTGGGGAACTTGGAGGAGGCAGTGCAGCTAATTGtggaggagaaggtggaaaTTGGCCCAGCAGGTGTGAGTGTGAAG GAGCTGGCACGGCCCCGCAGAGCGCCCAACCACGAGGAACTCAAACAGGTTATCCTACAGAA ATATATGATGGTGGATAGTGCAGATGATCAGAAAACACATCGACCAGCTCCACCCAAAGAG GCTCCCAAGAAGTTGATCCGCTATATCGATAACCAGGTGGTGAGTACAAAGGGAGAGAGGTACAAAGACATCAAGAAGCCTGAGAGTGAGGAGATGAAGAGAACCTACATCAGCCTCAAACCAGCCAGGAAGTACAAGTTCCACTGA
- the FBXL15 gene encoding F-box/LRR-repeat protein 15 has protein sequence MMSLTPSRGCLLDLPWEDILVPHILCHLPLQQLLSLQRVSKSFQSLIQLYLANMRCFDSSQIGPPIPRAAFVNLLKDNEVLQQLALQSCSDWLTDRELLPVIGQNHHLHHIQLKGCAQLSRHVLVAISLSCPNLRRLSLAHCEWVDSLSLRSLADHCKALEAVDLTACRQLKDEAICYLVQKCSRLKSLSLAVNANVGDVAVEEIAKCCPELEHLDLTGCLRVKNDSIRVLAEYCPKLRSLKVKHCHNVAESSLSILRSRGVELDVEPPLQRALVLLQDVVGFAPFINLQI, from the exons ATGATGAGTTTGACCCCCTCCAGGGGATGCCTCCTGGACCTGCCCTGGGAAGACATCTTGGTTCCACATATCCTCTGTCAtctgccactgcagcagctcctgagctTGCAGAGGGTCAGCAAGTCGTTCCAGTCTCTCATCCAGCTGTACCTGGCCAATATGCGCTGCTTTGACTCAAGCCAG ATCGGACCTCCCATCCCTCGAGCTGCTTTCGTTAACCTGCTGAAGGACAACGAAGTACTGCAGCAGCTGGCACTCCAGAGCTGCTCCGACTGGCTGACAGACAGGGAGCTGCTCCCGGTCATCGGGCAGAACCACCACCTGCACCACATCCAGCTGAAGGGCTGTGCCCAGCTCAGCCGCCACGTGCTGGTGGCCATCTCGCTGAGCTGCCCCAACCTGCGCCGGCTCTCCCTGGCCCACTGCGAGTGGGTAGACAGCCTGTCCCTGCGCAGCCTGGCTGACCACTGCAAGGCGCTGGAGGCTGTGGACCTGACGGCCTGTCGCCAGCTGAAGGACGAGGCCATCTGCTACCTGGTGCAGAAGTGCAGCAGGCTCAAGTCTCTGTCACTGGCTGTCAATGCCAATGTGGGTGATGTAGCCGTCGAGGAGATTGCCAAGTGCTGCCCTGAGCTGGAACACCTGGACCTCACGGGGTGTCTGCGAGTGAAGAATGATTCCATCAG GGTCCTGGCTGAGTACTGTCCCAAGCTGCGCTCGCTGAAGGTGAAGCATTGCCATAATGTGGCTGAGTCCAGCCTGAGCATCCTCCGAAGCCGTGGGGTGGAGCTGGATGTGGAGCCTCCGCTGCAGAGGGCTCTTGTTCTCCTGCAGGACGTGGTTGGCTTCGCCCCTTTCATCAACCTCCAGATCtag
- the CUEDC2 gene encoding CUE domain-containing protein 2 isoform X1: MELERIIRDTLTHFIQSHISAADLSGMDDVFFSYITGVLEELGSPESSEETFDMDTFVEMMEAYIPGFAEIHSGDVCEMMFSLSERLGEARNKEKPGQKAVENGSEAPSEDLTKGQEPGAGACNGEGQCTLTDGAGAQEGSNLKDGVELLLEMFPACTMSQAEKALAMALGNLEEAVQLIVEEKVEIGPAGVSVKELARPRRAPNHEELKQVILQKYMMVDSADDQKTHRPAPPKEVRSAVPLYQQFERPLATRFKNSDCKSRKQQGRTKQEHSQSPLVSEEGRVA, encoded by the exons ATGGAGCTTGAAAGAATCATTCGAGACACGCTGACACACTTCATCCAGTCCCACATCTCTGCAGCAGACCTCAG TGGGATGGatgatgttttcttctcctATATCACGGGTGTCCTGGAAGAGCTGGGCTCACCAGAGTCCTCCGAAGAGACTTTTGACATGGACACTTTTGTGGAAATGATGGAGGCGTATATCCCTGGCTTTGCAGAAATCCACAG TGGGGATGTTTGTGAAATGATGTTCTCCCTCTCAGAGAGGCTTGGTGAAGCTCGCAACAAAG AAAAACCTGGCCAAAAGGCTGTGGAAAATGGAAGTGAAGCACCCTCTGAAGACCTGACCAAGGGCCAGGAGCCTGGAGCTGGAGCCTGCAACGGGGAAGGGCAGTGCACTCTAACAGATGGAGCCGGGGCCCAG GAAGGCAGTAACTTGAAGGATggtgtggagctgctgctggagatgttCCCGGCATGTACCATGAGCCAGGCAGAAAAGGCGCTCGCCATGGCCTTGGGGAACTTGGAGGAGGCAGTGCAGCTAATTGtggaggagaaggtggaaaTTGGCCCAGCAGGTGTGAGTGTGAAG GAGCTGGCACGGCCCCGCAGAGCGCCCAACCACGAGGAACTCAAACAGGTTATCCTACAGAA ATATATGATGGTGGATAGTGCAGATGATCAGAAAACACATCGACCAGCTCCACCCAAAGAGGTAAGAAGTGCAGTCCCACTTTACCAACAGTTTGAACGTCCTTTGGCTACAAGGTTTAAAAATTCAGACTGCAAGTCCAGAAAACAACAGGGCAGAACAAAGCAGGAGCATTCACAGAGCCCGCTAGTAAGCGAGGAGGGAAGAGTAGCTTAG